One Phosphitispora fastidiosa DNA segment encodes these proteins:
- a CDS encoding sensor domain-containing diguanylate cyclase: protein MSGARKSFFHGLYVWLIIFLGYGMLTAMLKAKPLDVDLWREYAVLVVLGVLAEWFVVSVPQGSLSLGFAVVFVSFIRFDATTTVLVSVLSAFIANSIISKDSFFRSTLFNGAQYTISAVAASTVYLYTGGQVVDKISAPNFIPLALFVLIYFFVNHFLVTLFLWPSFRMQRWNIWRSAMKWDSLTYLFAAPIGVLMAMIYEKTGTLGAVLLFIPLLTLKYLLRLYINLETANKELSALYEVAKNLGSNLELSKTLGLVLSETKRVVNYHTGIIYLWEEEDRLLVPAAIRSPFAEKLKSIVYPLEEGLIGQVAKTGQPEIVFDSKRDRRLRSIPGINQFLRSLLIIPLSMDNKLIGVIAIGKKEPYAFGQKQVQILSSLGGQAAVAMANAMLYKKIEKLAITDGLTRVYNHRYFYKKMEEERERYRRYGTVFSFIMLDLDYFKRFNDKYGHRAGDHALYTVAQVIKKSTRMLDVVSRYGGEEFAVILPETDAASARVVAERILHAVQDTYFSVSEDHPPVHVTVSIGVATCPQDAESTNDLIELADKALYYSKETGKNKISVWSEVPVNALVDNG, encoded by the coding sequence ATGAGTGGGGCCAGAAAGAGTTTTTTTCACGGACTTTATGTATGGCTGATTATCTTTTTGGGATATGGTATGCTTACTGCCATGCTGAAGGCAAAGCCCCTGGATGTTGACCTCTGGAGAGAGTATGCAGTATTGGTGGTTCTCGGGGTCCTGGCTGAATGGTTCGTAGTCTCTGTACCCCAGGGAAGTCTCTCTCTGGGGTTTGCTGTTGTCTTTGTCTCCTTTATCAGGTTTGATGCAACCACAACAGTGCTGGTAAGTGTCCTCAGCGCTTTTATTGCTAACAGCATCATCAGCAAAGACAGTTTTTTCCGGTCGACACTTTTCAATGGCGCACAGTATACAATTTCTGCCGTAGCTGCGTCGACAGTGTATTTATATACAGGCGGGCAGGTTGTTGATAAGATATCGGCGCCTAACTTTATTCCACTGGCGCTTTTTGTCCTGATCTATTTCTTTGTAAATCATTTTCTGGTTACGCTGTTTCTGTGGCCATCCTTTCGGATGCAGAGGTGGAATATCTGGAGATCAGCTATGAAATGGGACTCCCTTACGTACCTGTTTGCGGCTCCGATAGGGGTTTTGATGGCCATGATTTATGAGAAAACGGGAACTCTGGGTGCGGTGCTGCTATTTATTCCCCTACTGACTTTAAAATATCTGCTCAGACTTTATATTAACCTGGAGACAGCTAACAAGGAGCTCTCTGCTCTTTACGAGGTAGCCAAAAACCTCGGCTCCAACCTGGAACTGTCCAAAACACTGGGCTTGGTTCTTTCTGAAACCAAGAGGGTGGTTAATTACCATACGGGTATAATTTACCTCTGGGAGGAGGAAGACCGACTGCTGGTCCCGGCAGCTATCAGGAGCCCCTTTGCAGAAAAGCTTAAGAGTATTGTCTATCCTTTGGAAGAAGGGCTGATAGGGCAGGTTGCCAAAACGGGTCAGCCGGAAATTGTTTTTGACTCTAAAAGGGACCGCAGGCTGAGGAGTATTCCCGGGATAAATCAGTTCCTCAGGTCACTCCTGATTATTCCGCTGTCTATGGATAATAAACTGATAGGTGTAATTGCCATTGGTAAAAAGGAACCATATGCCTTTGGGCAGAAGCAGGTTCAGATATTGAGCAGTTTGGGTGGTCAAGCTGCAGTTGCTATGGCTAATGCGATGCTTTATAAAAAGATTGAAAAACTGGCTATTACGGACGGCCTTACCAGGGTATACAATCACAGGTACTTTTATAAGAAGATGGAGGAAGAAAGGGAGAGATACCGCCGCTATGGTACTGTTTTTTCCTTCATTATGCTTGACCTGGATTATTTCAAGAGATTCAATGATAAATATGGCCACCGTGCCGGAGATCATGCTCTGTATACTGTGGCCCAGGTGATTAAAAAAAGTACACGGATGCTTGATGTGGTCAGCCGTTACGGGGGGGAAGAGTTTGCTGTTATCCTGCCGGAAACTGATGCTGCCAGCGCCAGGGTGGTTGCCGAAAGAATCCTCCATGCAGTCCAGGATACCTACTTTTCTGTTTCGGAGGACCATCCTCCGGTACATGTTACAGTAAGTATAGGTGTAGCCACCTGCCCACAGGATGCTGAAAGTACTAATGACCTGATTGAATTGGCTGATAAGGCACTTTATTATTCAAAAGAAACCGGCAAAAACAAGATCTCGGTCTGGTCTGAAGTACCTGTCAACGCACTGGTGGATAACGGCTAA
- a CDS encoding GGDEF domain-containing protein, producing MTGDSSTNRNLWITTGVASVPFAILAFNDLSLLKTPYIYYLFAVAVIFNGFLVPFILFKEEPNWLKKTIALGINMIIAVLWIEFTGGIQSIFYPSFFLLPIFAATIYCGMLDALLTAFFGSALTLFFRYNQLGSIKESFGDAAVLVNIIFFFLIAAIVGYIVRVLREQQASTMRITSELETAYHQLSSSHEQLQSYTEIIEKMNKEMEQLAITDELTMLYNYRYFQIALDKELKKNKAGSVSLLMLDVDHFKQFNESNGHLTGNKLLSEVARIVRENVRDTDAVFRYGGEEFAVIFPGIEPLQVMETAEKIRRIIENTTIKTAAGKQVTFTVSEGISHYPGDSRNKSELISHADLALAEAKQGGRNQVRIFAIG from the coding sequence ATGACCGGAGACAGCAGTACCAACAGAAATTTATGGATTACCACAGGTGTAGCCAGTGTGCCTTTTGCCATCCTGGCCTTTAATGACTTAAGCCTGTTAAAAACTCCTTATATTTATTACTTGTTTGCCGTGGCAGTTATTTTTAACGGGTTTTTGGTCCCATTTATATTGTTTAAGGAAGAACCCAACTGGCTGAAAAAGACTATTGCACTTGGCATTAACATGATAATAGCTGTATTGTGGATTGAGTTTACAGGAGGAATACAGAGCATCTTTTACCCTAGCTTTTTCCTGCTGCCAATTTTCGCGGCAACAATATACTGTGGCATGCTCGATGCGCTCCTGACCGCATTTTTCGGAAGCGCTCTGACACTGTTTTTCAGGTATAATCAGTTGGGGTCAATCAAAGAGTCTTTTGGTGATGCCGCTGTATTGGTCAATATTATATTCTTTTTCCTCATAGCGGCAATTGTCGGTTACATTGTCAGGGTATTAAGGGAACAGCAGGCCAGTACTATGAGAATAACTTCTGAACTGGAGACTGCTTATCACCAATTGTCATCTTCCCATGAGCAGCTTCAGAGCTATACAGAAATCATCGAAAAGATGAACAAAGAGATGGAACAACTGGCTATTACTGATGAACTCACAATGCTGTACAACTACAGGTATTTTCAGATAGCGCTGGACAAGGAACTCAAAAAGAACAAAGCAGGCAGTGTCAGCCTGCTGATGCTGGATGTGGACCATTTCAAACAGTTTAATGAGTCTAATGGGCATTTGACCGGGAATAAGCTGTTATCAGAGGTAGCCCGGATAGTGCGGGAGAATGTCCGGGACACAGATGCGGTTTTCCGGTATGGCGGCGAGGAGTTTGCCGTAATTTTCCCCGGGATTGAGCCGCTGCAGGTTATGGAAACTGCCGAAAAGATTAGAAGAATTATCGAAAATACCACAATCAAAACGGCGGCCGGCAAACAGGTAACTTTTACTGTCAGTGAGGGAATATCGCATTATCCTGGTGATTCCAGAAATAAGAGTGAACTGATCAGCCATGCTGACCTAGCCCTGGCAGAAGCAAAACAGGGCGGGCGGAATCAGGTCAGGATATTTGCCATTGGATAA